One Sulfurimonas sp. hsl 1-7 genomic window, CAAACTTATTGAAGCGATCAATAAGGTGTTTGATACGGTAATTGTAACAGGTGCACTAAATGCTGATCTTTTCGATAAGAACCTGAATGTTAAACACAAGTTTCTTTTAGCGGACAAGTCAAAACTTACAGACCTTTTGGCAAAACAGACAAAGGCAGGGGATATCATTCTTTTTGCGAATGATGCACCAAACTTTATATAATGAAATTGATCGATAGTTTAACAAGATATATCTCATTTTTTACCGCTTTTATTATGGCTGCACTTGTAGTACTTGTAGTGTATGATGCAACCCTGAGATACCTTTTCTCGGAAGGTTCAACTGCATTACAAGAGTTGCAATGGCATTTTTTTGATGTCGTAATTCTACTGAGTATCGCCTATACCCTCAAACATAATGCACATGTGCGGGTAGATATTTTTTACGATAAATTTTCTCGTAAAAAACAGTTGACAGTTAATCTTTTGGCATATATATTTTTCATCCTCCCTTTTGCTTTTTTAATCATCTATAT contains:
- a CDS encoding TRAP transporter small permease subunit; translated protein: MKLIDSLTRYISFFTAFIMAALVVLVVYDATLRYLFSEGSTALQELQWHFFDVVILLSIAYTLKHNAHVRVDIFYDKFSRKKQLTVNLLAYIFFILPFAFLIIYISLSFVEMSFAQNEASSDPGGLPYRWIVKSLIPLSFGLVVLQTIKEIVTDFQEWRSL